ttttttgttaaaatcctCTATCTTTTCCACCTAAAAGATAGAGGATCCATATCCTTAACTttgataacacataacattattctttttttagagACACTGTACATTGGAAAGAGATAGTGAAACCttctttttctatataaataaattccatatatttttatttagtcaaatattcGGTTCCTTATAATAATGGAAAAAACACATCACACAAAGTCTTCTTAATTTATTGCTTTGACGAAAATCTGTGGgtttcttttgttttacaatggcatgacatttttttctttttcaagagtgatttcatttgaaaaattatgatacttgcaaaataatttttttttttttttttatttcaagaaACATTATTACCTcactctaaattttatttaatatatatattatagattgAGTCTGGAGTAATTTTTTAGCATTtaagttgaattttgaaatacaatataatttttgttttactcaATACTTGtggtatgataaaaaaaaaaaaaacaaagtagaAATCAACTTCTACTTGGCCTTTGGATTAGGATTGATGAGGACATAAGCCAAACTTTagaaaacttttaattttttttcaaattgataTCAATTGCACATGTTTCTGGCTGCCCTAGATTGCCCTACGTGTAGGGCAATACTTGTGATATGATAGAAAACAGAGTAGAAATATTCTATTGGTCGTATTCCATAAAAAAAGGCttatcatattaaataatttttaaattaaaaagttattaaatattttgttaacacGACGAATTATTATTGGTTGTTAATGTCAATTCTGTATAtctcttttaaatttatgtagATAGTACGGATGAAGATTAACTTTATTACACGACTGTAAGATTTATTTCACTTAATAACTTTAAGAGGATATAAAATTTCGTTCATTTAATCGTTGATAATTTTTAGATTATCTTAACGATTCTACTAAcaaaaacttatatatatatcatataacaGTTTTATAGTTGATATTttacttgtattttaaaaagtataatatatttaaatttaatttatttgataaattattaaatatttttaaattttatgattaCTTCTTTATTCAATTTATTCAATAACAACCGTTAATTTGACGATTAGATTGATAACATGTTTACAAAGAATTATTAAGCAAAGTAATTccaataaaagttattttagagTAAATTGATCTTCATTCTTTGTGTTTGCTTAGTGGTCCCctaaaaaattaggatttttccatttgttatcttaattattttctttgcttTTATCATGTAATTTTGCAGAGTTGCATCAATGATCTAAATAGTTTATGGCAACCCCTTGGTAAGGACACTATTGAATGCTTCACTTTGAAAGAACTGTGGGATTGTTACAATGAATGGAGTGCATATGGTGTTGGTGTACCTGTGATGTTGGAGAATGGTGATACTGTGGTTCATTACTATATTCCTTATCTATCTGCTATGCAAATCTACACCAATAAGTCGGTCGCGGCTTCCCGGTATGTAGTAAATAATGTCGtgtgtttatatataaaaggtCTACTTAGATCgacttatttgaatttattgattgatataaatatttgtgaGATTGTTTAAAAGAACGGGTGAAAATAACTTATGACATgtctataagttgtttttaatttatttccatAAATTCGTTAGGatatatgaaaacaacttataatttatacGAAAACAACAATTAGactttattatatctttttgtttAGAAATATCTTTTTACATAATCATTTATATGATAAacgtttaattaattttataatacagTTGTTAAAGGTTTATCAGTTTATGTTTTCAATTTCTAGGAACCAGAGAGAGGATAATGATGTAGTTGAATTTGAAAGTGATTCATGGAGTGATGACAGTGGAACCGATAACTCTTCTAGATCTTTAAGTAACTATTCAAGCAAAGCTTGGGATGCTGTTTCTGAAGACTCAAACTTTGACCAAGAAAGTGGCTCATGGCAAACAAAAGATAAGCTTGGCTACCTTTACTTAAACTATACTGAGATGGCTTCGCCTTACCAGAGAGTTCCATTTATGGAGAAGGTAGTCTTTTTATCGTCGATATTGTCATGTAGTATTTGTTTTTCATCaacttgtgttttttttaatcagaTAAGTAAAATCACGTTAAAAATACTGGTATTTCACTTTTACTGTTGGATATATTGAACTCACACTGTACATCATTTTTAATTGTTTCTTGTTTCAGATACTTGAGTTAGCTAAAAGTTATCCGGAATTAATGACGACGATGAAGAGTGTTGATCTTTCGCCGGCAAGTTGGATGGCTGTTTCATGGTGAGTATACTTTTTTACCCTTGCTCTTGTTACATGTATTGTTTGTGTTGTCAATGAAgcaattttatttatcaatttaaactCAAAGCAAAAATGAACTTGTTAATTTATGTGTGATGTTAGGTTTTCATGGTTAGAAAGATGTTATGTTGACTCTTAATTTGTTGATATATATAGGTACCCAATTTATACCATCCCTAGTAGAAAAACTGACAAGGACATGGAAGCATGTTTCCTCACTTACCATACATTGTCTTCATCTTTCCAAGGTATTTTAAACTAGTGTTATTCAAATCAACGTATCTTTTTATTGCTAAGTAAAAAACAAATCAGTAGTTATTTctatcaatttaatattaagGTATGACTTTCTCTATAATATagtttctaaaatatataaaatttgtcaTGTCAGTCTCTAATATCTTATGAGTAGATGTTATTGAcgaattttatatattttaagtaccaaggaattttataaattgttagCAACACATTTTCTAACACTTTGTTTGCAGACTTTGCTGAGCATTATGATATGGACATAGAGAAAGATGAATATTGTTTCAATGGTTGGGAAAATATTGTAGGAGACGATTACAACAAAAAGAACAATGACTCTATTTCTCTACCTCCATTTGGACTAGCAACCTACAAAATGCAGTGTGATCTTTGGCTAAACACTGATCCAAATGATTATGAAAGTATATCATGTCTATATAGTGCTGCTGATTCTTGGTTGAAACAACTCAATGTCCCTCACCATGACTTCAACTTCTTCACATCAAACCCTCTCTCATAAATCAATTTTCGTCGATTGATACATGATCGTCCTTTGATTGAGCTTCGAAAATCGGATGTCGGCCGGctcaaagaaaatatataggTTCCTTTTGGTGCAACCATGAAAGCATTCAAAAACTTTGGAGTTGAATGGTAAAAGGGTGTATAACTTGTAAGCAATGTAAAAAGCTTTGGTAGTTGGGATTAAGTTTTTAATCaaccattttggtttttttttataacttatataaGCTACTTTCTAAGAAACAAGATTATATACTTCGTAAGTAACTAATTAGATTAAATGATTAATGAGTTTCAGTTAAGAACGAATTGTCCGAATAACTCGAGTTCAAATCTTAACTGGAATAATTCTTTATCATACTTTACTTACCTACCAACTGAACTCTAGATTACTAGGATTCCATTCCTCTAGGAACCATAGggttaaaaaaagaaaagattatgTGGTTTGTTACATGTAATTG
This region of Cicer arietinum cultivar CDC Frontier isolate Library 1 chromosome 8, Cicar.CDCFrontier_v2.0, whole genome shotgun sequence genomic DNA includes:
- the LOC101510259 gene encoding uncharacterized protein yields the protein MSSSSWSYFRNYPSNLQRFLQCVTPVIASQTLPQSCINDLNSLWQPLGKDTIECFTLKELWDCYNEWSAYGVGVPVMLENGDTVVHYYIPYLSAMQIYTNKSVAASRNQREDNDVVEFESDSWSDDSGTDNSSRSLSNYSSKAWDAVSEDSNFDQESGSWQTKDKLGYLYLNYTEMASPYQRVPFMEKILELAKSYPELMTTMKSVDLSPASWMAVSWYPIYTIPSRKTDKDMEACFLTYHTLSSSFQDFAEHYDMDIEKDEYCFNGWENIVGDDYNKKNNDSISLPPFGLATYKMQCDLWLNTDPNDYESISCLYSAADSWLKQLNVPHHDFNFFTSNPLS